CTCCGAGGTGACGAAGCATCGACCCGAGAAGTCGTTGACGGCGCCAAAGCCCAAGAAGGGTGGACGCAACCACCACGGTTTTATCACTGCGCGTGGTCGTGGCGGCGGTGCAAAGCAGCTTTATCGCAAGATCGACTTCCGTCGTCGCGATCGTGACGGCATCGAAGGCAAGATTGCAGCGATCGAGTACGATCCTAACCGCACTTGCCACATCATGCTCGTTGAGTATTCCGATGGTGTGAAGCGTTACCATCTTGCACCTGACAAGGTGAAGGTTGGCCAGACGATCGAGTCGTCCCGCGAAAAAGCAGTTGAGCCTACAGCTGGCTCTGCCATGTGCCTTCGTTATATTCCTGCGGGTATGAACGTTCACTGTGTTGAACTTCAGCCAGGCCGGGGCGGTCAGATGTGCCGCTCAGCAGGTACATACGCCCGTTTGACAAACAAGGAAGACGATTACGCCACGCTGGTAATGCCATCAGGCGAAATCCGTCGTGTGCTGCTCGATTGCATGGCAACGGTCGGTCAGGTTGGTAACTCTGATCACCAGAACCGTGTTCTTGGCAAGGCTGGCATGAGCCGTCACATGGGACGCCGTCCCATTACGCGTGGTGTTGCTCGTAACCACCATGACCACCCGCTGGGTGGTGGTGACGGCAAGTCGAAGGGCAATCGTTCGCCCGCGAGCAAGTCCGGTGTGTTCTCGAAGGGTGGCCCGACGAGAAATCCGAACAAGGCGAGCAAGAAGCTCATCATCCGTCGTCGCAAGAGCACTCGTTACGGTGTGATTGATCGGTAAGTGAGATTAGTGTGCAGGTTGTTGAGCACGTTGGTTTGTTTGATCAGTTGTTGATGTACCGCGAGTGTCGCGGCAAGCTCGGGAGAGCACTATGAGTCGAAGCCTCAAAAAAGGCCCATACGTTGACGAGAAGCTCTATCACAAGGTGATGGCGCAGGTCGAGTCCGGCGATCGTGAACCGATCAAGACGTGGGCGCGCCGCTGCACCATTGTGCCGGAGTTTGTGGGGGCAACATTTATGGTGCACAATGGTCGCATCTTCAACGAGGTGTTTGTGACGGAAGATATGGTGGGGCACAAGCTGGGCGAGTTTTCGAACTCGCGCACGTTCCGTGGACACACCAACAAGAAGGAAGGCCTGAAGGCCTGAGGTAACACGATCGCACGGGTATGGCATGCTGCCAACGTGCTGTTAGGAATCGGGAGCTGGTCAGTGAGACTACGCAACGAAACATTGAAGTCGATGCTCAAGACGCAGGGGCTTGGCGCTGATGCGCTGGCAACAGCATTGCAAGCAAACGGCATGAGCGAGAAGGGTGCGAAAAGCGCCGCGAACAACTGGCTCATGGGCCGGAATCATCCGCGGTGCAAGTCGGCAGACATCGTCGCGATGGCGAATGTCGTGGGCTGCGAGCCGAAGGACATCATCCGGTTTACCAGTGAGGTGCGGTTCCATCGCGGCAGCCCACTGAAGGCCAATCTCGTTGCCGGGCTTGTTCGTGGCAAGCGCATTGATGAAGCAGAGAATCTGCTCGCATTCAGTCCGCAACGCGCGTCTGTGAATGTGCTGAAAGCGCTGAAGGCAGCAGTTGATAGTGCTCAGCGTGCAGGTGCGAATGAGAGCCGTCTGTTTGTGACGGAGTGCCGCATCGATCAGGGCCCGCACATCAAGCGATTCCAACCGAAGGACAGAGGTCGCGCTCATCCGATTCTGAAGCGCACCAGCCACATCACTGTATCGGTCGAGGAGAAGAACTAATGGGACAGAAAACCCATCCATACGGGCTTCGCCTCGGTATCACCGAAGCGCACAAGAGCCGCTGGTATGCACCGAAGGCGCTCTACGGCGAGCTTCTCATTGAAGATGAGAAGATCCGTCAGTACCTCAACAAGCGTTTGAACAACAACCCGGCCAGGCCGCATGCTGGTGTTGCAGATGTCATCATCGAGCGCACGCGTGAGGAGTTGACTGTGCTGATCCGGACTGCCCGGCCTGGCGTTGTCATCGGACCGAAGGGC
Above is a genomic segment from Phycisphaeraceae bacterium containing:
- the rplV gene encoding 50S ribosomal protein L22 codes for the protein MRLRNETLKSMLKTQGLGADALATALQANGMSEKGAKSAANNWLMGRNHPRCKSADIVAMANVVGCEPKDIIRFTSEVRFHRGSPLKANLVAGLVRGKRIDEAENLLAFSPQRASVNVLKALKAAVDSAQRAGANESRLFVTECRIDQGPHIKRFQPKDRGRAHPILKRTSHITVSVEEKN
- the rpsS gene encoding 30S ribosomal protein S19, with protein sequence MSRSLKKGPYVDEKLYHKVMAQVESGDREPIKTWARRCTIVPEFVGATFMVHNGRIFNEVFVTEDMVGHKLGEFSNSRTFRGHTNKKEGLKA
- the rplB gene encoding 50S ribosomal protein L2, whose product is MPIRVYKPTSAGRRNASVNMHSEVTKHRPEKSLTAPKPKKGGRNHHGFITARGRGGGAKQLYRKIDFRRRDRDGIEGKIAAIEYDPNRTCHIMLVEYSDGVKRYHLAPDKVKVGQTIESSREKAVEPTAGSAMCLRYIPAGMNVHCVELQPGRGGQMCRSAGTYARLTNKEDDYATLVMPSGEIRRVLLDCMATVGQVGNSDHQNRVLGKAGMSRHMGRRPITRGVARNHHDHPLGGGDGKSKGNRSPASKSGVFSKGGPTRNPNKASKKLIIRRRKSTRYGVIDR